The following are encoded in a window of Candidatus Dormiibacterota bacterium genomic DNA:
- a CDS encoding heavy metal-binding domain-containing protein: MIENVVTFEEVAGYRRRRDLGYVCANASRPRNVLRSTFRSLGMLIGLAPIESLSEADELRGEALAALSRNADAMGANAVVGVQFHVAEEDGACTVTAYGRALDLERE, from the coding sequence GTGATTGAGAACGTCGTAACCTTCGAGGAGGTCGCGGGCTATAGGAGACGCCGAGACCTGGGATACGTCTGCGCAAACGCGTCGCGTCCGCGCAACGTGCTGCGCTCTACGTTTCGCAGCCTTGGCATGCTGATCGGTCTCGCGCCCATCGAATCGCTCTCGGAGGCAGACGAGCTGCGTGGCGAAGCGCTTGCGGCGTTGAGCCGAAACGCCGACGCGATGGGAGCAAACGCCGTTGTCGGCGTGCAGTTCCACGTCGCCGAAGAAGATGGAGCCTGCACGGTCACGGCGTATGGGCGCGCGCTGGATCTCGAGCGCGAGTGA
- a CDS encoding glycosyltransferase family 9 protein translates to MPQDSPPVLIIRLDGIGDALALTPLLAALRSAGRPVDLVLREDNASAFSRAAVRDVAIAPFELRTNSAENAAAIARFGVALASRGYAAALVATEDPAGYRLAVATAAPRRAGFANGWGKPLKTLWVRSLLTTTLYRPAGLDRRRRHECEVLFELGRGLVEERVPTRELARLRPLVLERDVVRHASVAVQVTHKWERFGADAGAVAQLLRELAHQHPVRAIASSSEGAFADAVERAGGAAVERFEALEPWKEAIAAAAMLVAPDSGAVHVAGMVGTPTVALFARRRDLAYQVARWHPWAAPFFVVQIADDWIARTVAAVEEHAAAR, encoded by the coding sequence ATGCCGCAGGATTCACCGCCCGTGCTGATCATCCGCCTCGACGGCATCGGCGACGCACTGGCGCTCACGCCGTTGCTCGCCGCGCTCCGTTCCGCGGGCCGGCCCGTCGACCTCGTGCTGCGGGAGGACAACGCGTCCGCCTTCTCCCGCGCGGCCGTGCGGGACGTCGCGATCGCGCCCTTCGAGCTGCGGACGAACAGTGCGGAGAACGCCGCGGCGATCGCGCGTTTCGGCGTCGCGCTCGCGTCGCGCGGTTACGCAGCCGCGCTCGTCGCCACCGAAGATCCCGCCGGCTATCGCCTGGCGGTCGCAACGGCTGCCCCGCGACGCGCGGGCTTTGCGAACGGCTGGGGGAAGCCGCTCAAGACGCTCTGGGTTCGCTCGCTGCTCACGACGACGCTGTATCGCCCGGCGGGGCTCGACCGGCGCCGACGGCACGAATGCGAGGTACTCTTCGAGCTCGGGCGCGGGCTCGTGGAAGAGCGGGTGCCGACGCGCGAGCTCGCGCGTCTGCGCCCGCTCGTCCTCGAGCGCGACGTCGTTCGCCACGCAAGCGTGGCCGTGCAAGTGACGCACAAGTGGGAGCGCTTCGGCGCCGACGCTGGAGCCGTCGCGCAGCTGCTGCGCGAGCTCGCGCACCAACATCCCGTGCGCGCAATCGCTTCCTCGAGCGAGGGCGCCTTTGCGGACGCGGTGGAGCGCGCAGGCGGCGCGGCCGTCGAGCGCTTCGAGGCGCTCGAGCCATGGAAAGAAGCAATCGCTGCCGCAGCGATGCTCGTCGCTCCGGACTCGGGCGCCGTTCACGTGGCGGGCATGGTCGGTACGCCGACGGTTGCGCTCTTTGCGCGCCGGCGCGATCTCGCATACCAAGTCGCGCGGTGGCATCCGTGGGCCGCGCCGTTCTTCGTCGTTCAGATCGCAGACGACTGGATTGCGCGCACCGTTGCGGCCGTAGAAGAGCACGCCGCGGCGCGGTAG
- the rlmN gene encoding 23S rRNA (adenine(2503)-C(2))-methyltransferase RlmN: MNREARTIWLEATAKRAGFSGVPAFAQAFDLREYRLTQLYHAAAKELCASLGEVTTLPKTLRARMAERGVTLSSLEPATIQRSRDGHTSKGLFRLGDGNDVEAVLMEHRQGRTTICISSQAGCAFACAFCSTGQAGFARNLSAVEIVDQARYFAREARERGKRVTNVVFMGMGEPFHNYDAVMEAVALLNDPQGFGLGHRHITISTVGLVDRIDAFSREGIQVNLAISLHAPNDELRSSFMPVNRRHGVAELMAACARYVERTHRKVFFEYVMLAGINDSDVCARELAALMRGHLYHVNLIPYNATPDAPYAGSAEERIWSFAGILDEAGVPVTVRHNMGRDIAAACGQLRSETQPKAQRSGSKELSGAGPGQVKQAAP; this comes from the coding sequence GTGAATCGCGAGGCGCGGACGATTTGGCTCGAGGCAACGGCGAAGCGTGCTGGGTTCTCCGGCGTGCCGGCTTTCGCGCAAGCATTTGATCTGCGCGAGTACCGGCTGACGCAGCTCTACCATGCAGCCGCCAAAGAGCTGTGCGCCTCGCTCGGCGAAGTCACGACGCTGCCGAAGACGCTGCGCGCGCGGATGGCCGAGCGCGGGGTCACGCTCTCGTCGCTCGAGCCGGCAACGATTCAACGCTCCCGCGACGGACATACGTCGAAAGGTCTCTTCCGGCTGGGCGACGGGAACGACGTCGAGGCCGTGCTGATGGAGCACCGGCAGGGTCGCACGACGATTTGCATCTCGTCGCAGGCAGGTTGCGCCTTCGCGTGTGCGTTCTGCTCGACCGGGCAGGCGGGATTCGCCCGTAATCTGAGCGCCGTCGAGATCGTGGACCAAGCGCGCTACTTCGCACGCGAGGCGCGCGAGCGCGGCAAGCGCGTCACGAACGTCGTCTTCATGGGGATGGGCGAGCCCTTTCACAACTACGACGCGGTGATGGAGGCCGTCGCGCTGCTCAACGACCCGCAGGGATTCGGACTCGGTCACCGGCACATCACGATCTCAACCGTCGGGCTCGTCGATCGTATCGACGCGTTCTCACGTGAAGGCATCCAGGTCAATCTCGCGATCTCGCTGCACGCACCCAACGACGAGCTTCGCAGCTCGTTCATGCCGGTGAATCGCCGGCACGGCGTCGCGGAGCTCATGGCGGCGTGCGCGCGCTACGTCGAGCGAACGCACCGCAAGGTTTTCTTCGAGTACGTGATGCTCGCGGGTATCAACGATTCCGATGTTTGCGCGCGCGAGCTGGCCGCGTTGATGCGCGGGCACCTCTATCACGTGAACCTCATTCCGTACAATGCGACGCCGGACGCGCCCTACGCCGGCAGCGCCGAGGAACGCATCTGGAGCTTCGCCGGAATTCTCGACGAAGCAGGCGTCCCGGTCACGGTGCGCCACAACATGGGTCGCGATATTGCCGCTGCTTGCGGGCAATTACGCTCCGAAACGCAGCCGAAGGCGCAGCGTAGCGGGTCCAAGGAGCTCTCGGGGGCGGGACCGGGGCAGGTGAAGCAAGCAGCGCCGTGA
- a CDS encoding DUF2079 domain-containing protein, translating into MLRDRLIWLGALLYAAIFTALGAAKYAAHRNLVDFGIFAQTAASAFGCFCNTVEGSHWAFHFSPVLYLAGAVVAVVHSPIALVALQSAACALVAPPIAALVGARAPVRIARLAALVVWLYPPLAGLAFGDFHENVFAPAAVAWAIWASDAGRWRLMLAFAALALAVKEDQAIFLAVAGLLGWWRLRGTTIGRAALLICGASVVTLVWFYHGIQPAASVAATHWSPERFYAWSAADVRELFPGGILARAGFLLLAFVPLLFLPFRSRMMWLAAAPLAEVLLSRMPTTFTMGTHYAGAWIGYVLVPFGFAVRRISPLRAQHLLAAAALLCVVEFAVADPLHPGLNLHAPRARDARLDLFLATLPAGLDVATQEEAYTHLALGDPHAGVLPERASQPLAACFALVDADYPDSPRLEEYGATLRRLVRERRYVLVRRDGAIALYRAAACSSTAATVRAIQSSAI; encoded by the coding sequence GTGCTTCGTGACCGCCTGATCTGGCTCGGTGCGCTGCTCTATGCGGCAATCTTTACCGCGCTCGGCGCGGCGAAGTATGCGGCGCACCGTAACCTCGTCGACTTCGGCATATTTGCGCAGACTGCCGCAAGCGCGTTCGGCTGCTTTTGCAACACGGTCGAAGGCAGCCATTGGGCGTTTCACTTTTCGCCGGTTCTCTATCTCGCGGGCGCCGTCGTTGCCGTCGTGCACTCGCCGATCGCTCTCGTCGCGCTGCAATCGGCTGCGTGCGCGCTCGTCGCTCCGCCGATTGCCGCGCTCGTCGGAGCGCGCGCCCCCGTCCGTATCGCACGGCTCGCGGCGCTGGTGGTCTGGCTCTATCCGCCGCTCGCCGGGCTCGCGTTCGGGGATTTTCACGAAAACGTCTTTGCACCGGCCGCCGTGGCGTGGGCGATCTGGGCCTCCGATGCCGGCCGATGGCGTCTCATGCTTGCCTTTGCGGCGCTCGCGCTCGCGGTCAAGGAAGACCAAGCGATATTCCTCGCCGTCGCGGGGCTGCTCGGCTGGTGGCGCCTTCGTGGAACCACCATCGGGCGCGCGGCGTTGCTGATCTGTGGCGCGAGCGTCGTCACGCTCGTATGGTTCTACCACGGCATTCAGCCTGCGGCGAGCGTCGCCGCAACGCATTGGTCGCCGGAGCGATTCTACGCGTGGAGCGCCGCAGACGTTCGGGAGCTCTTCCCCGGCGGCATTCTCGCGCGCGCCGGCTTTCTGCTGCTGGCGTTCGTTCCGCTGCTCTTCTTGCCGTTCCGCTCGCGCATGATGTGGCTGGCCGCCGCGCCGCTTGCGGAAGTGTTGCTCTCGCGCATGCCGACGACGTTCACGATGGGCACGCACTACGCCGGCGCGTGGATCGGCTACGTGCTCGTTCCGTTCGGTTTCGCCGTGCGGCGCATCTCGCCGCTGCGCGCGCAGCATCTGCTCGCTGCCGCAGCGCTGCTCTGCGTCGTCGAGTTCGCCGTTGCCGATCCGCTGCATCCCGGCCTGAACCTGCACGCGCCGCGCGCGCGGGACGCGCGGCTCGATCTCTTCCTCGCGACGCTGCCCGCGGGTCTCGACGTCGCGACGCAAGAGGAAGCGTACACGCATCTTGCGCTCGGAGATCCGCACGCCGGCGTGCTTCCGGAGCGTGCGTCGCAGCCGCTTGCCGCGTGCTTCGCGCTCGTCGACGCTGACTATCCGGACTCTCCTCGCCTCGAGGAGTATGGCGCCACGCTTCGGCGCCTCGTGCGCGAGCGGCGTTACGTGCTGGTGCGGCGCGACGGCGCGATCGCGCTCTACCGCGCCGCGGCGTGCTCTTCTACGGCCGCAACGGTGCGCGCAATCCAGTCGTCTGCGATCTGA
- the prfB gene encoding peptide chain release factor 2 (programmed frameshift): protein MSESQRTAIGRLDEQLNAVRSGFDYAGRKRRLSELEARAGTSGFWNDPEGAQRVMKDSAELREELGALDAIAKLLSEAREMLDLFSGDAVAEGEADAMLATARQRLEEMQMAASFSGEFDAHGAILSINAGAGGVDAADWTQMLARMYLRWAESKSFETRVVDESPAEEAGLKSITFFVRGKNAYGMLESERGVHRLVRISPFDAAHRRHTSFAAVDVVPEIEASESDVDIKPDDLRVETFKSGGAGGQYVNKTESAVRIVHLPTGIVVASQQERSQAQNREVALGILRARLVQRAAQERDRQLSDLRGERQANEWGSQIRSYVLHPYQLVKDHRTGIETGNAQAVLDGEIDLFVWSYLQQRRRAS, encoded by the exons ATGAGCGAATCGCAGCGCACGGCGATCGGCCGGCTCGACGAGCAGTTGAATGCCGTC AGGAGCGGCTTTGACTATGCCGGTAGAAAGCGCCGGTTAAGCGAGCTCGAGGCCCGCGCGGGCACGTCCGGCTTCTGGAACGACCCCGAAGGCGCGCAGCGCGTCATGAAGGACTCCGCCGAGTTGCGCGAGGAGCTCGGCGCTCTCGACGCAATCGCCAAGCTCCTTTCGGAAGCGCGCGAGATGCTCGACCTCTTCTCGGGTGACGCTGTAGCGGAAGGGGAGGCCGACGCGATGCTCGCGACGGCGCGACAACGGCTGGAGGAGATGCAGATGGCGGCGAGCTTCAGCGGCGAGTTCGACGCGCACGGGGCAATCCTCAGCATCAACGCGGGCGCCGGCGGCGTCGACGCAGCGGACTGGACGCAGATGCTCGCGCGTATGTATCTGCGGTGGGCCGAGAGCAAGAGCTTCGAGACGCGCGTCGTCGACGAGTCGCCGGCGGAAGAGGCGGGGCTGAAATCGATCACGTTCTTCGTTCGCGGAAAGAACGCGTACGGCATGCTCGAGAGCGAGCGCGGCGTGCACCGTCTCGTTCGCATCTCGCCGTTCGACGCCGCGCATCGCCGCCATACGTCGTTTGCCGCGGTCGACGTCGTGCCGGAGATCGAGGCGAGCGAAAGTGACGTCGATATCAAGCCGGACGACCTGCGGGTCGAAACCTTCAAGTCGGGTGGCGCCGGCGGCCAGTACGTGAACAAGACGGAGTCCGCGGTGCGCATCGTGCATCTGCCGACGGGCATCGTCGTCGCGTCGCAGCAGGAGCGCTCGCAGGCGCAGAACCGCGAGGTCGCGCTCGGCATCCTGCGGGCGCGGCTCGTCCAGCGCGCCGCCCAGGAGCGCGACCGGCAGCTCTCCGACTTGCGCGGGGAGCGACAAGCGAACGAATGGGGCTCGCAGATCCGCTCGTACGTCTTACATCCGTATCAGCTCGTCAAAGACCATCGCACCGGCATCGAGACCGGCAACGCACAGGCGGTGCTCGACGGCGAGATCGACCTCTTCGTTTGGTCCTACTTGCAGCAGCGCAGACGTGCTTCGTGA
- a CDS encoding EAL domain-containing protein encodes MFALATFAVVLTFIAIAASRPTVDASQAAKVEVKFSEASSLQTLRLYTEHLLVAQDALWLDRGPASTAAYTQARRWFEAHLTHVAWTNPAAAQHIRLLYDRYVHATLMAGLVGAARPPALLARDYTQMEEYVFTQTMRAYDRAYAQQDRYYAFRDRTRKSTLVLSLVVAAATLLLLALSQVYRARLQRSAQERIAFLAKAAMRDALTGLRNLRAFEGDLPSAAALAQRCNHVISLVVLDLDGFKETNDHFGHAVGDEVLKYVAERLTGLREADGAYRLGGDEFAIILPGTSGRGAEVVARRLLTPIAYERAAATLSVGIAQLRPGEALNDWRERADIALYEAKRRGGNTAALFESMEAQTRFVSAQAISRLRQLLTEGGMRTAFQPIWDSVTGDILAFEALARPPLEYGFAGPQEAFDTAQRIGRVVELDRLCLQSALAAVRANDLRKQIFLNLTPATLEHPLFRAESVGSLLAEHEIDPARVVIEITERSIKDMDAVVRSAQALQELGIRVALDDVGTGSSGLSLLSALTFDFVKIDRTLLLDGTSPKARAVLAGILAIAEAMGAILIAEGIETPALLEFAAKLHLTARAPSAGVGAFQGYLLGAPQILTPPHGADVFFNGGKASLLVAN; translated from the coding sequence TTGTTTGCACTCGCGACCTTCGCTGTCGTGCTAACCTTTATTGCAATTGCCGCGAGCCGCCCGACTGTAGACGCCTCGCAGGCAGCGAAAGTCGAAGTAAAATTCAGCGAAGCCTCGTCGCTGCAGACCCTTCGCTTGTACACCGAGCACTTGCTCGTAGCGCAAGACGCGCTTTGGCTCGATCGCGGGCCGGCATCGACTGCTGCCTACACGCAAGCTCGCCGCTGGTTCGAAGCGCACCTGACCCATGTCGCGTGGACTAATCCGGCGGCGGCCCAGCACATTCGCTTGCTGTACGATCGTTACGTGCATGCGACATTGATGGCGGGGCTCGTCGGCGCCGCGCGCCCTCCCGCACTCCTCGCGCGCGATTACACGCAGATGGAAGAGTACGTCTTCACGCAGACGATGCGAGCGTACGACCGGGCGTACGCACAGCAGGATCGTTACTATGCGTTCCGGGACCGAACGCGAAAATCAACGCTGGTGCTATCGCTGGTGGTAGCAGCCGCGACGTTGCTGCTCCTCGCGCTCTCGCAGGTGTACCGAGCTCGTTTGCAACGCTCTGCCCAAGAGCGTATCGCATTCTTGGCGAAGGCAGCCATGAGGGACGCGCTTACCGGGCTGCGGAACCTGCGAGCCTTCGAGGGCGATCTGCCGAGCGCGGCGGCACTTGCGCAGCGATGCAACCACGTGATCTCGCTCGTCGTGCTCGATTTGGACGGATTCAAAGAGACCAACGATCATTTTGGTCACGCCGTGGGCGACGAGGTTCTCAAATACGTCGCTGAACGCCTAACCGGCTTGCGTGAAGCCGACGGTGCGTATCGCTTGGGTGGTGACGAGTTCGCAATCATCTTGCCGGGCACGAGCGGGCGGGGCGCCGAGGTTGTAGCACGGCGTCTGCTCACGCCGATCGCCTACGAGCGTGCCGCGGCCACGCTAAGCGTCGGCATCGCGCAGCTCCGTCCCGGCGAGGCATTGAACGACTGGCGTGAACGGGCCGACATCGCGCTGTACGAAGCCAAACGACGTGGCGGGAATACCGCCGCGCTCTTCGAGAGCATGGAGGCACAGACGCGTTTTGTGAGCGCGCAAGCCATCTCGAGGCTCCGCCAGCTGCTGACAGAGGGCGGGATGCGGACGGCTTTCCAACCCATCTGGGACAGCGTGACCGGCGATATCCTCGCGTTCGAAGCGCTTGCACGTCCGCCTCTTGAATATGGCTTCGCCGGTCCGCAGGAAGCATTTGATACGGCGCAACGCATCGGTCGCGTTGTCGAGCTGGATCGCTTGTGCTTGCAATCAGCGCTCGCAGCCGTCCGAGCAAATGATTTGCGCAAGCAGATATTCTTGAATCTGACGCCTGCCACCCTCGAACACCCACTCTTTCGAGCCGAGTCGGTCGGCTCGTTGCTCGCCGAGCACGAGATCGATCCCGCGCGCGTCGTCATCGAAATCACCGAGCGGTCGATCAAGGACATGGACGCAGTCGTTCGCAGCGCGCAAGCGCTCCAAGAGCTCGGGATACGCGTCGCTCTCGATGACGTCGGAACCGGCAGCTCCGGCTTGAGTTTGCTTAGCGCGCTGACGTTTGACTTCGTGAAAATCGATCGCACGCTGTTGCTCGACGGGACGAGCCCGAAGGCCCGCGCCGTTCTGGCTGGGATTTTGGCGATTGCCGAGGCGATGGGCGCGATCCTGATCGCCGAGGGGATCGAAACGCCGGCGCTCCTCGAGTTTGCGGCGAAACTGCATCTGACGGCGCGGGCACCGAGCGCCGGCGTCGGTGCCTTCCAGGGCTACCTCCTCGGGGCGCCCCAGATTCTCACGCCGCCGCACGGCGCTGACGTGTTCTTCAACGGTGGTAAGGCTTCGCTGCTCGTCGCGAACTAG
- a CDS encoding S1/P1 Nuclease produces the protein MRRYAALALLLALTSPANAFAWGMQGHTMISRLAAQNFPADMPAFVRTATAANEIATLGPEEDRLKGSGASWDADNDPGHYLNVADDGTIDGVSLHALPESMKAYALALEQRHATPWSVGYLPYSILDGFEQLRQDFALWRVYNYGAQHASTAAMRAQFGVARRLREILTLRDLGVWSHFIADGSQPLHVTVHFNGWGRYPDPQAYTQAPIHSVFESDFVDRYVSARDVRAQMRPEQIASPARLLSQSDLDALVATYLEGTASAMVPLYRIAGPTGAGFKAYSAQAADFAARQLARGADELRDLSDLAWRDSPYVSVGYPYHPVLDILRGKVPLSTLAN, from the coding sequence ATGAGACGCTACGCCGCCCTCGCTCTTCTGCTCGCCCTGACTTCGCCTGCGAATGCATTTGCATGGGGGATGCAGGGGCATACGATGATCAGCCGCTTGGCGGCGCAGAACTTTCCGGCGGACATGCCCGCGTTCGTGCGCACCGCTACGGCGGCCAACGAGATTGCAACGCTCGGACCGGAGGAAGATCGGCTGAAGGGCTCGGGAGCGTCGTGGGACGCGGACAACGATCCGGGCCATTACCTCAACGTCGCAGACGACGGCACGATTGATGGCGTGAGCCTGCACGCGTTGCCGGAGAGCATGAAAGCGTACGCGCTGGCGCTCGAGCAGCGGCACGCGACTCCGTGGAGCGTGGGCTACTTGCCGTACTCGATTCTCGACGGCTTCGAGCAGCTACGTCAGGACTTCGCGCTGTGGCGTGTCTACAACTATGGCGCGCAACACGCGAGCACGGCGGCGATGCGGGCGCAGTTTGGCGTGGCGCGGCGCTTGCGCGAAATTTTGACGCTCCGGGACCTCGGCGTTTGGAGCCACTTCATCGCCGACGGCTCGCAGCCGCTTCACGTCACCGTTCACTTCAACGGTTGGGGCCGCTATCCGGATCCGCAGGCGTATACGCAGGCGCCGATTCATAGCGTTTTCGAAAGTGATTTCGTGGATCGGTATGTCTCGGCGCGCGACGTGCGCGCGCAGATGCGCCCGGAGCAGATTGCATCGCCGGCGCGGTTGCTTTCACAGAGCGATCTCGACGCGCTGGTAGCGACGTATCTCGAAGGCACTGCGTCGGCAATGGTACCACTCTATCGCATCGCCGGCCCGACCGGCGCCGGCTTCAAAGCGTATTCCGCGCAAGCCGCCGATTTTGCGGCGCGGCAACTGGCACGAGGTGCTGACGAGCTTCGCGACCTCAGCGATCTCGCGTGGCGAGACAGCCCCTACGTTTCCGTCGGCTATCCGTACCACCCGGTGCTGGATATTCTACGCGGTAAGGTTCCGTTGTCGACCCTCGCGAATTAG
- a CDS encoding uracil-DNA glycosylase gives MNASERERRTRDLADAAALADACRKCAIGAQRQRNVYGEGDPYAALMVIGEGPGETEDRLGRPFVGRAGALLDKMLAAIDLAREDVYICNVVKCRPTLGTPGGLRNRPPDPQEIANCRPFLDRQIDLIRPSVILALGAPAAKSFLGAGFQITKMRGRWYEGPAGTPLMVTFHPAYILRQTGGEIDAVKRLVWNDLKQVRAKLDEAPAEPMPEQANLFEKNATSESGNGPSPTSS, from the coding sequence GTGAACGCGAGCGAGCGCGAGCGACGCACGCGCGATCTTGCCGATGCTGCGGCGCTCGCGGATGCCTGCCGAAAGTGCGCGATCGGCGCGCAGCGACAGCGCAATGTCTACGGCGAAGGCGACCCGTACGCCGCGCTGATGGTGATCGGAGAGGGCCCGGGCGAGACCGAAGATCGGCTCGGGCGGCCGTTCGTCGGCCGTGCCGGAGCGTTGCTCGACAAGATGCTGGCCGCGATCGACCTCGCTCGCGAAGATGTCTACATCTGCAACGTCGTTAAATGCCGCCCGACGCTTGGCACGCCCGGTGGGTTGCGCAACCGGCCTCCCGATCCGCAAGAAATCGCGAACTGCCGCCCGTTTCTCGATCGCCAGATCGACCTAATTCGCCCGTCCGTGATTCTCGCGCTTGGCGCGCCTGCCGCGAAATCGTTTCTCGGCGCCGGCTTCCAGATCACGAAGATGCGCGGGCGCTGGTACGAGGGGCCGGCAGGTACGCCGTTGATGGTAACGTTCCACCCCGCCTACATCCTGCGCCAGACCGGCGGAGAGATCGACGCGGTCAAGCGGCTCGTGTGGAACGATCTGAAGCAGGTTCGCGCCAAGCTCGACGAGGCGCCGGCCGAGCCCATGCCGGAACAGGCGAACCTCTTCGAGAAAAATGCGACATCGGAATCCGGAAATGGCCCAAGCCCGACAAGCTCCTAG
- a CDS encoding cupredoxin domain-containing protein, whose translation MKRYLSALFAASLGLSLSAALPVAASAAPAPHVVTITASATTLFSPSEITVHVGQPVELKIVGQSGVHGIQSSELGIPATTITPGSTQTITFTPAKTGTYTLHCTIPCGMSHGKMAIVVKVV comes from the coding sequence ATGAAACGCTATCTTTCCGCCCTTTTCGCAGCGTCACTTGGCCTTTCGCTGAGCGCCGCTCTCCCGGTCGCGGCGTCAGCCGCCCCGGCTCCCCACGTCGTAACGATCACCGCGTCCGCTACCACGTTATTCAGCCCGTCGGAAATCACCGTCCACGTCGGACAGCCCGTCGAGTTGAAGATCGTCGGGCAGAGCGGCGTGCACGGGATTCAGTCCAGCGAGCTTGGAATTCCGGCAACGACGATTACGCCGGGATCTACGCAAACCATCACCTTCACCCCGGCGAAGACCGGCACGTACACGCTACACTGCACGATTCCATGCGGCATGAGTCACGGCAAGATGGCGATCGTCGTCAAGGTGGTGTAG
- a CDS encoding DUF4760 domain-containing protein, whose protein sequence is MTPEWLTAIGTLGTFFVIAASAGAALVQLKHLRSSNQIVALTECRETLEAPDFREAQRFVSYELPRRLADPKEVLRIAQPQSQFEGEYQAIDTVANFFENMGVFVKTGIIDRSLACDMWAHVVVRNWNALLPIVTFVREDLGEPALWENFEYLAHICQRFCETYSGSGYPRRAARMPADRSFVAAVSEARNRARELEVANAGAVSAELRVDIV, encoded by the coding sequence ATGACGCCTGAATGGTTGACGGCTATCGGCACGCTCGGAACGTTCTTCGTCATCGCCGCATCGGCGGGGGCGGCGCTCGTGCAGCTCAAGCATCTTCGCAGCAGCAACCAGATCGTAGCCTTGACGGAATGCCGCGAGACGCTCGAAGCGCCGGACTTTCGCGAGGCGCAGCGTTTCGTCAGCTACGAACTTCCACGGCGCCTCGCCGACCCGAAGGAAGTGCTGCGCATCGCCCAACCGCAATCGCAGTTCGAGGGCGAGTATCAGGCGATCGACACGGTCGCGAATTTCTTCGAGAACATGGGCGTCTTCGTAAAGACCGGCATCATCGATCGCTCCCTCGCCTGCGATATGTGGGCGCACGTGGTCGTGCGTAACTGGAACGCCCTCCTACCGATCGTGACGTTCGTTCGCGAGGACCTGGGCGAGCCCGCGCTTTGGGAGAACTTCGAGTACCTCGCACACATCTGCCAACGCTTTTGCGAGACTTATAGCGGTAGCGGTTACCCGCGCCGTGCGGCGCGCATGCCGGCCGATCGTTCATTCGTCGCCGCTGTCAGCGAAGCCAGAAATCGCGCACGGGAGCTCGAAGTAGCTAACGCCGGCGCGGTGAGCGCCGAGTTGCGCGTAGATATCGTTTAG